TCATACTAGGTCATTTTTCATAGGTATGTGGTAGTACCATTGGTTACGGTAATTGTATGTATTAAACAGGATTATGTCAACAGTTTTTATAAATTTATTTCGCGAGTGAAAAATATTAGACAATAAGCTATTGTTTTATTAATACACTACTGGTATATTGGTATTACCTCATACGAGTAACCACAAAAACTCCCACTTATCGAAGTGGGATAAAATATGGAGAGGAAGAATAAGATGTTTGAGAAAATTGGACGCAATGCCAGTCTAAAAAATCAAGTGGCAGAATACATAAAGAACCTCATCAAGAACGGCAAGCTTAAACCTGGTGACCGCTTGCCAACCGAAAGAGAAATGGCTGAAAAATTCGGAGTTAGCCGTACCGTGATCAGGGATGCGGTTAAAACTTTATCCGGTGTGGGCATCTTAAAGGTAAAGCACGGCCTTGGTATTTTTGTGGCTAAAGTAGATGTGGATATTATTGCGCGCCAGTTATCCAGTTTATTATTTAACGAAAGTGATACCGTGGATAACTTATTTGAGGTGCGAATGGAATTGGAGACTGTCGCAGCAGGCTGGGCTGCCGAACGTTGTACTGAAGAAGCCCGGGCTAAAATTTCGCAATTTACTAAGGAAAGTCAAGGTTTATTAAATTCGAACGGTGAAAGTGATTGTTTCCAGCAATATGATCAGGAGTTCCACTTATTGGTTTCGGAAATGACCGGTAACCCGGTTGTAGTTCGTTTAATGCGCAGCATGCTTGATCTTTTGGAGGAAGCCCGCTCCCACACATTACATATCCCCGGGAGGTTTGATTTGTCGGTGCAGGAACATATAAAGGTTTTAGAGGCAATATATAAGGGTAACACTGATCAGGCTAAAAGCGCTATGCATGATCACTTGTTAAGTGTACTAAATTCCATTAAGGAAAGCAGAGATCACCAGGAGATATGATCTCAAAAAAAAGGGATTTTACCCATAGAGGATAAAATCCCTTTTTTTGTGTTTTAATTAATTAGCCGCCAAAAACAATGCCAACGGGAAGAGGTACTAAAAATGCATAGTTGAAGACACCGTAGAAAACTGCGGTTATCAGTGAAGCAATGACCACCGACTTTACAGGAGATACCTTTTTTGTGTTATCTAAAAGTTTAAAGAATACAGCCAGGAATAACAGGCTGGCTAAAGCAAAGCCGATGAGGATAATGGCGCCAACGTAGCCTATTACACCTATTATCATCGGTATTAGCCTTTTTGCTTCTACGCCGGCGAAGGCCGGTTCAATGTTTTTCTTGATTAAGCTTTGAATTAATTGGATACCGCTAAAAAGTGCGAGAACAATTATGATTATTCTGGGGAAAAAGCCACCCATTTCACTGAGCCCGGACCCTTCACTCCAAAATATCCCACTGATGATCAAGATAATTGCTGCTGATATAATGTCTTTATTAAGCATTAGCATCTGCCTCCTTGTCAGGAGTTTTGTTACGTAGGTTGGAGATTAACGGCCAGCCGGCAGATACCAGACAAAGTATAATCAATATGATAGAAAGTGGGCGTGTGAAGAATACTTCAAACATGCTGCCTGCTGATTTACCCATTAACATGGACTGTACTAGTCCATTTTCCGCTATGGGGCCTAGAATCAGGCCTAATACTATGGGCCCGGGGTGAAAACCGGCTTTTTTAGTTACATAACCAACTAAGCCGAATAGGATCATGATTATTACGTCTGTGATGTTGTTTCTGATGGCATAGGAGCCTATAACTGTCATAAATACAACCATGGGGGCTAAGTAGCTGACGGGCAGGTTAATTAGTTTGGCTACATGACGTGCCCCGTAGAAAGCCATCACTCCCATGACTATATTGGCTACAA
This window of the Bacillota bacterium genome carries:
- a CDS encoding tripartite tricarboxylate transporter TctB family protein, with the protein product MLMLNKDIISAAIILIISGIFWSEGSGLSEMGGFFPRIIIIVLALFSGIQLIQSLIKKNIEPAFAGVEAKRLIPMIIGVIGYVGAIILIGFALASLLFLAVFFKLLDNTKKVSPVKSVVIASLITAVFYGVFNYAFLVPLPVGIVFGG
- a CDS encoding FadR family transcriptional regulator is translated as MERKNKMFEKIGRNASLKNQVAEYIKNLIKNGKLKPGDRLPTEREMAEKFGVSRTVIRDAVKTLSGVGILKVKHGLGIFVAKVDVDIIARQLSSLLFNESDTVDNLFEVRMELETVAAGWAAERCTEEARAKISQFTKESQGLLNSNGESDCFQQYDQEFHLLVSEMTGNPVVVRLMRSMLDLLEEARSHTLHIPGRFDLSVQEHIKVLEAIYKGNTDQAKSAMHDHLLSVLNSIKESRDHQEI